In a genomic window of Gossypium arboreum isolate Shixiya-1 chromosome 9, ASM2569848v2, whole genome shotgun sequence:
- the LOC108454840 gene encoding boron transporter 1-like — protein MEESFVPFGGIKNDIKGRLKCYKQDWTSGLSAGFRILAPTTYIFFASAIPVISFGEQLERDTDGVLTAVQTLASTALCGIIHSIIGGQPLLILGVAEPTVIMYRFMFDFAKNRPDLGSQLFLAWTGWVCVWTAILLFLLAILGACSIINRFTRLAGELFGLLIAMLFMQQAIKGLVEEFHIPERENPKSVEFQPSWRFANGMFAMVLSFGLLFTALRSRKARSWRYACGSLRGFVADYGVPLMVLVWTAVSYIPAGTIPKGIPRRLFSPNPWSPGAYENWTVVKDMLKVPVLYIIGAFVPATMIAVLYYFDHSVASQLAQQKEFNLRKPPSFHYDLLLLGFLTILCGLIGIPPANGVIPQSPMHTKSLATLKHQLLRNGLVTTARQFIHKNASLGQVYERMQEAYKQMQTPLVYQEPSARGLKELKESTIQMASNMENINAPVDVSVFDIEKEINDLLPIEVKEQRLSNLLQATMVGGCVAAMPLIKKIPTSVLWGYFAFMAIESLPGNQFWERMLLLFTAPSRRYKVLEEYHATFVETVPFKTIAMFTIFQTIYLFVCFGITWVPVAGVLFPLMIMLLVPVRQYVLPKFFKGAHLQDLDAAEYEESPDAPFNLITEGELVRTASFADDGEILDGMITRSRGEIRHMCSPKVTSSSGTTPSKEFKSIQSPRFSEKVYSPRISQLRGELSPGNAGRGPFSPRANEKPSNLGKG, from the exons ATGGGGTGCTCACAGCAGTTCAAACATTGGCTTCTACTGCACTATGTGGAATTATACATTCTATCATAGGAGGTCAACCTTTGTTGATCCTTGGAGTTGCAGAACCAACTGTAATTATGTACCGGTTTATGTTCGATTTCGCCAAGAACCGGCCCGATTTGGGGTCACAGCTCTTTCTTGCATGGACTGGATG GGTATGCGTTTGGACTGCGATTTTGTTGTTCTTGTTGGCTATCTTAGGAGCTTGTTCAATTATCAACAGGTTTACTCGTCTTGCCGGTGAGTTGTTTGGTCTTCTTATCGCGATGCTCTTCATGCAGCAAGCTATTAAG GGACTTGTTGAAGAGTTCCACATACCTGAAAGAGAAAATCCAAAGTCGGTCGAGTTTCAACCTTCGTGGAGATTTGCAAATGGGATGTTTGCTATGGTTTTGTCATTTGGACTCCTGTTTACTGCATTAAGAAGCCGGAAAGCAAGATCTTGGAGATACGCATGCG GATCATTAAGAGGCTTTGTAGCTGACTACGGTGTGCCATTGATGGTTCTGGTCTGGACTGCTGTTTCTTATATACCAGCTGGAACTATTCCGAAAGGAATTCCACGGCGTCTCTTTAGTCCAAATCCATGGTCACCAGGTGCATACGAAAATTGGACCGTTGTGAAG GACATGCTAAAGGTTCCGGTGCTCTATATAATCGGAGCTTTCGTTCCAGCTACAATGATCGCGGTCCTATATTATTTCGACCACAGTGTAGCTTCGCAACTCGCTCAACAAAAGGAATTCAATTTGAGGAAACCACCTTCTTTTCATTATGATTTACTTCTTCTCGGATTCTTG ACAATACTATGTGGTCTTATTGGTATCCCACCAGCAAATGGTGTCATCCCACAATCTCCAATGCATACTAAAAGCTTAGCTACATTAAAGCACCAG TTGCTCCGAAATGGACTAGTAACAACAGCTCGCCAATTCATACATAAGAATGCAAGCTTAGGACAAGTGTACGAAAGAATGCAAGAAGCTTATAAACAGATGCAGACTCCGTTGGTTTACCAAGAACCTTCGGCTCGG GGATTAAAGGAACTGAAAGAATCAACCATACAAATGGCTTCAAACATGGAAAATATTAATGCCCCGGTTGATGTGTCAGTATTTGATATCGAGAAGGAAATCAATGATCTATTGCCCATCGAGGTAAAAGAACAACGGCTTAGTAACTTGCTTCAAGCTACAATGGTTGGAGGATGTGTTGCAGCAATGCCTTTGATTAAAAAGATACCGACCTCAGTACTTTGGGGTTACTTTGCATTCATGGCTATCGAGAGCTTGCCCGGAAACCAGTTTTGGGAACGAATGTTGCTGCTCTTCACAGCTCCAAGTAGACGATACAA AGTACTAGAGGAGTACCATGCCACTTTTGTAGAAACCGTACCATTCAAAACAATTGCCATGTTCACGATATTCCAAACCATATACTTGTTTGTTTGTTTCGGGATTACTTGGGTTCCGGTCGCCGGGGTTCTTTTCCCATTGATGATCATGCTTTTGGTTCCTGTGAGACAATATGTTTTGCCCAAGTTTTTCAAAGGGGCACACCTTCAAGATTTGGATGCTGCCGAGTACGAAGAATCACCGGATGCACCATTCAACCTTATAACC GAAGGAGAGCTGGTTAGGACAGCTTCCTTTGCTGATGATGGAGAGATTTTAGACGGAATGATTACCCGAAGCCGGGGTGAGATTAGACACATGTGCAGCCCGAAGGTAACAAGCTCGTCCGGAACAACTCCGTCCAAAGAATTTAAGAGCATTCAAAGCCCACGGTTCTCGGAAAAGGTATATAGCCCCAGGATAAGCCAACTGAGAGGTGAGCTAAGTCCTGGAAATGCTGGAAGAGGGCCATTTAGTCCTAGAGCCAATGAAAAGCCATCAAATTTAGGCAAAGGTTAG